One Acetobacterium sp. KB-1 DNA segment encodes these proteins:
- a CDS encoding Holliday junction resolvase RecU, translated as MGYWNSRGLRGSQLEENLNITNKIYLEQGLAVVQKIPTSIKPVELDPAKGTIKLAYFEEKSTVDYLGNIQGIPVCFDAKETSQKRLPIANIHQHQMEFMEAFEKQEGLSFLIVHFKFCDETFLLPFGMLKNYWDNAQHDGRKSIPYGDFDQNLRIYPFHNILLHYLEAINHYLTGKEE; from the coding sequence ATGGGGTACTGGAATAGCCGCGGGCTGCGGGGAAGTCAGCTTGAGGAGAATTTAAACATCACCAACAAAATTTATTTAGAACAAGGTCTGGCTGTGGTTCAAAAAATCCCCACTTCCATCAAACCAGTGGAGTTGGATCCGGCCAAAGGAACCATCAAACTGGCTTATTTTGAAGAAAAAAGCACGGTCGATTATTTGGGAAACATTCAGGGCATTCCTGTCTGCTTTGACGCCAAGGAAACCAGCCAGAAACGTTTGCCAATTGCTAATATCCACCAACATCAGATGGAATTTATGGAGGCTTTCGAAAAGCAGGAGGGCTTATCCTTCCTGATTGTCCATTTTAAATTCTGCGATGAAACCTTCTTGTTACCATTTGGCATGTTAAAAAACTATTGGGATAATGCCCAGCATGATGGCCGAAAGTCGATTCCCTATGGCGACTTCGATCAGAATCTGCGTATTTACCCTTTTCATAATATTCTCCTCCATTATCTGGAGGCGATCAACCATTATCTTACCGGAAAGGAAGAATAA
- a CDS encoding RluA family pseudouridine synthase translates to MKTIVITENESNQRLDRFLKKLMPQASTGFLQKMLRKKRIKLNGQKSEPSTAIIAGDEVQIYFSEETISNFRVDSTKKTLDRNSTILDIIYENSDLLVLNKPAEVLTQPDKTEELSLIDYAVDYLIKKGDYDPKTNLTFTPACANRLDKNTTGVILVPKSYKTLQEVNSAIREDRTEKVYYAIVFGKPKAADEIVGYLKKDGDRNTVTFSEQQTTPTDKKAVLNYETLESHGDYALLKIILKTGRSHQIRVQLSAMGFPILGDPKYGNRLINSRMYEESGLSSQLLHSAQYTLTDIKKTFTAPVPPVFEKALKRFGFKDPFLLEK, encoded by the coding sequence ATGAAAACAATTGTTATCACCGAAAATGAAAGCAACCAACGACTGGACCGCTTTTTAAAAAAACTCATGCCCCAGGCATCGACAGGATTTCTCCAAAAGATGCTGCGAAAAAAAAGAATCAAACTCAATGGTCAAAAATCCGAGCCCTCCACTGCTATCATAGCTGGTGACGAGGTCCAGATTTATTTCTCTGAAGAAACCATTTCCAACTTCCGCGTCGATTCGACTAAAAAAACGCTGGATAGAAACAGTACCATTCTTGATATCATTTATGAAAACAGTGATCTGCTGGTTCTTAATAAACCAGCCGAGGTACTCACCCAGCCAGATAAAACCGAAGAACTCTCGCTAATTGATTACGCCGTTGACTATCTGATTAAAAAAGGCGATTATGATCCTAAAACAAACCTGACCTTTACTCCGGCCTGTGCCAACCGATTGGATAAAAACACGACTGGGGTCATCCTGGTTCCCAAGAGTTATAAGACCCTCCAGGAAGTTAATAGTGCCATCCGGGAGGACCGAACGGAAAAGGTCTACTATGCGATTGTCTTTGGCAAACCCAAAGCTGCCGATGAGATTGTCGGTTATTTAAAAAAGGATGGTGATCGGAACACCGTCACCTTCTCGGAGCAACAGACCACCCCAACCGATAAAAAAGCGGTACTGAACTACGAAACCCTGGAAAGCCACGGCGACTATGCATTACTTAAAATCATTTTAAAAACCGGCCGTTCTCACCAGATTCGGGTACAACTTTCAGCAATGGGTTTCCCCATTCTGGGAGACCCTAAATATGGAAATCGCTTGATTAACAGCCGCATGTATGAAGAATCCGGCCTGAGCAGCCAACTGCTTCATAGCGCCCAATATACCCTAACGGATATCAAAAAAACATTTACCGCGCCAGTTCCCCCGGTTTTTGAAAAAGCTTTAAAACGCTTTGGCTTCAAAGATCCGTTTTTATTGGAGAAATAA
- the fba gene encoding class II fructose-1,6-bisphosphate aldolase has translation MGLVTSTEMFKKAYEGGYAVGAFNVNNMEIIQGIVEAAADEQAPLILQVSAGARKYAHPVYLRKLVEAAIEVSGLDICLHLDHGDDFEICKNCVDSGFTSVMIDGSKHPFDENIALTKKVVEYAHDHGVVVEAELGKLAGIEDDVNVDTANATYTDPDEAVEFVERSGCDSLAITIGTSHGAFKFAGEPRLDFKRLDKISTLLPGYPLVLHGASSVPKEFVDLCNQFGGQIPGAQGVPEEMLRKAAKSGVCKINIDTDLRLAMTASIRQVFVENPGWFDPRQYLGPGRAAIKAMVTHKIKNVLDCSHKR, from the coding sequence ATGGGATTAGTAACATCAACTGAAATGTTCAAAAAAGCTTATGAAGGTGGTTATGCGGTTGGGGCTTTTAATGTCAATAATATGGAAATTATACAAGGCATCGTAGAAGCAGCTGCTGATGAACAAGCGCCCCTTATTTTACAGGTATCGGCTGGTGCCAGAAAATATGCCCACCCCGTCTATTTAAGAAAATTAGTTGAAGCAGCCATCGAAGTTAGCGGTTTGGATATTTGTCTCCATTTAGATCACGGCGATGATTTCGAAATCTGCAAAAACTGTGTTGATAGCGGTTTTACATCCGTTATGATTGATGGCTCAAAACATCCCTTTGATGAAAATATTGCCTTAACAAAAAAAGTCGTTGAATATGCCCATGATCACGGTGTTGTCGTTGAGGCCGAGTTGGGAAAACTGGCTGGCATTGAAGATGATGTCAACGTCGACACTGCAAATGCAACCTATACCGATCCAGACGAAGCGGTAGAATTTGTTGAACGAAGCGGTTGTGATTCTCTTGCAATCACGATTGGAACCAGTCATGGCGCCTTCAAATTTGCTGGTGAACCGCGCTTGGATTTTAAACGACTTGATAAAATTTCCACTCTCCTCCCCGGCTATCCACTGGTACTTCATGGAGCCTCCTCCGTTCCCAAAGAATTTGTGGACCTATGCAATCAATTTGGAGGACAAATTCCCGGTGCCCAAGGAGTTCCTGAAGAAATGTTACGAAAAGCTGCCAAATCCGGCGTTTGTAAAATCAACATCGATACCGATCTAAGACTGGCTATGACCGCTTCGATCCGACAAGTTTTCGTTGAAAATCCCGGTTGGTTCGATCCTCGTCAGTATTTAGGACCGGGTCGTGCTGCTATTAAAGCGATGGTTACCCATAAAATAAAAAATGTTCTGGACTGCAGCCATAAACGATAA
- a CDS encoding folate family ECF transporter S component, whose translation MKSNAFISSSTRTRVVVNCGLLIAISIVLKILFEVIIPLGGFPSLRVNITALPIMLSGILFGPLAGFAVGFISDILCFMIKPGGPFFIGFTLANGLTGLIPGLLFMMLRNKKIKHLEWFNMLFIVLTSIILAISGIFSFNNGIIYYEGAPLNMVFFVLFVVLMIAFAVFPIVVVKKSNLDREYRSDHILFIVSVSQLVTSILLNTWFLSILYGQAIAVLLPARIITFMDRPLLYYSLPGSLPLWTGHCCITPCPDHYKYFSDPTVHDYARRFIKNSSQLY comes from the coding sequence ATGAAAAGTAATGCTTTTATTAGTAGTTCCACCCGGACCCGAGTTGTGGTCAATTGTGGACTGCTCATTGCCATCAGCATCGTGCTGAAAATTCTGTTTGAGGTGATTATCCCTCTTGGTGGTTTTCCCTCTTTGCGGGTTAACATCACTGCTTTGCCAATCATGCTAAGCGGTATCTTGTTTGGACCGTTGGCGGGTTTTGCCGTAGGTTTTATTTCAGATATTTTGTGCTTTATGATTAAACCAGGCGGTCCTTTCTTTATCGGGTTTACATTGGCCAATGGACTCACCGGTTTAATTCCGGGCCTACTTTTTATGATGTTAAGAAACAAAAAAATCAAACATCTGGAATGGTTCAATATGCTATTTATTGTTCTGACATCGATTATCCTGGCGATTTCCGGCATATTCAGTTTTAACAATGGCATCATTTACTATGAAGGAGCGCCACTAAACATGGTATTCTTTGTTCTTTTTGTTGTTTTGATGATCGCATTTGCGGTCTTCCCCATTGTTGTTGTAAAAAAATCCAATCTTGATCGTGAATATCGCAGCGATCACATTCTTTTTATCGTCAGCGTTTCACAATTGGTCACATCAATTTTGTTAAATACGTGGTTTTTAAGTATTCTTTATGGACAGGCCATTGCTGTATTACTCCCTGCCCGGATCATTACCTTTATGGACAGGCCATTGCTGTATTACTCCCTGCCCGGATCATTACCTTTATGGACAGGCCATTGCTGTATTACTCCCTGCCCGGATCATTACAAATATTTTTCTGATCCCACTGTACACGATTATGCTCGTCGGTTTATTAAAAATTCTTCCCAGCTTTATTAA
- a CDS encoding rubredoxin-like domain-containing protein: MSLKVYTRINYYRYFLIKVVIFKIWSRYSISHNKTYKKKCKWRVINKKLWKCRVCGYKIEGVEAPELCSNCRFPWDQFAAQSEKM, from the coding sequence ATGAGTTTAAAGGTTTACACAAGGATAAATTATTATCGTTATTTTTTAATCAAAGTAGTTATTTTCAAAATTTGGAGTAGATATAGTATCAGTCATAATAAAACTTATAAGAAAAAATGTAAATGGAGGGTAATAAATAAAAAATTATGGAAGTGCAGAGTTTGTGGTTATAAAATAGAAGGCGTTGAAGCCCCAGAGCTTTGTTCAAATTGCAGATTCCCTTGGGATCAATTTGCCGCACAGAGTGAAAAGATGTAA
- a CDS encoding ATP-binding protein, translated as MVQRKQYMEKLKRMKDKKIIKVITGIRRCGKSTLLLMFRAYLKECGIEDNQIISINFEDVANEHLLDYRKLHDYVTKQLIPNKMTYVFLDEIQNVPQFQKAVDSLFIKDDVDVYITGSNAQMLSGELATLLSGRYIEISMLPLSFAEYYELVGGDQRDAWNSYFKNGGFPYVAVIEDENIRRDYLMGIYNTVLLKDVVARKRISDIPLLESVIKFLFDNIGNIVSSKKIADSLTSFGRKTTSVTVENYIEALTSAFILYKANRYDVKGKQHLKSLEKYYLVDLGLRRMLLGDKNADIGHILENIVYLELLRRGYTVDIGKVDDKEIDFIAMLGSDKVYYQVSATILDPATFEREIAPLKKVADHYPKFIISMDELPMDEDGIKQINIVDFLLGE; from the coding sequence ATGGTACAAAGAAAACAATATATGGAAAAGTTGAAAAGAATGAAAGACAAGAAAATCATCAAGGTTATTACGGGTATTCGCCGCTGCGGAAAATCTACCTTGCTTTTAATGTTCAGAGCTTATTTGAAAGAATGTGGCATTGAGGACAATCAAATTATCTCGATTAACTTTGAGGACGTAGCCAATGAGCATTTACTTGACTATCGGAAGCTCCATGACTATGTCACAAAGCAGCTTATTCCTAACAAAATGACCTATGTATTTTTAGATGAAATACAGAATGTACCTCAGTTTCAGAAAGCCGTTGATAGCTTGTTTATCAAAGACGATGTGGATGTTTATATCACAGGTTCAAATGCTCAGATGCTTTCCGGCGAATTGGCCACGCTGCTTTCTGGCAGATATATCGAAATCAGTATGCTGCCCCTTTCCTTTGCGGAATATTATGAACTGGTTGGCGGCGATCAGCGGGACGCCTGGAACAGCTATTTCAAAAACGGCGGTTTCCCCTATGTGGCGGTTATTGAAGATGAGAACATTCGCAGGGATTATCTGATGGGAATCTATAACACCGTTTTACTCAAGGATGTCGTTGCCAGAAAACGAATCAGCGATATTCCCCTACTTGAAAGTGTGATTAAATTCCTTTTTGACAATATTGGCAATATTGTGTCTTCGAAGAAAATTGCCGACAGCCTGACTTCTTTCGGACGAAAAACGACTTCAGTAACCGTTGAAAACTATATTGAAGCCCTAACGAGTGCCTTTATTCTATATAAGGCTAACCGGTATGATGTCAAGGGTAAACAGCATCTAAAATCGCTTGAAAAATATTATCTAGTGGATCTTGGACTGCGCCGCATGCTGCTCGGGGATAAAAATGCTGACATTGGCCATATTCTTGAAAACATTGTGTATCTGGAGCTTCTGAGACGTGGCTATACGGTCGATATCGGTAAGGTTGATGATAAAGAAATTGATTTTATTGCGATGCTCGGCAGCGATAAGGTATACTATCAGGTTTCAGCAACTATTCTCGACCCTGCAACCTTTGAGCGTGAAATAGCTCCACTAAAAAAAGTGGCCGACCACTATCCCAAATTTATAATATCAATGGATGAGCTCCCGATGGACGAAGATGGTATCAAACAGATCAATATCGTAGATTTTTTACTTGGAGAATAG
- a CDS encoding IS3 family transposase (programmed frameshift), with amino-acid sequence MSRKRRTWTPEEKAALVLEILREENTLAEISKKYDVSQQLLSRWKTEFIANMSAVFNKKNEDVDKLKQEHEDEKELLVKKIGELTLDVDWLKKKPNPNLSNEEKRTLIDWKHPFLTIKKQCQLLTLSRSTAYHEPIDVAPSKDEINIKNAIDRIHFEEPAYGVRRIRNELHKLGFHQVGRRLVRRYMMEMDIVCFYPGPNLSKRAKAAKTYPYLLRNLEINQPNQVWSIDITYIGTPNGFVYLTAIIDWYSRYIVGYTISNTLQTDMVTRVIKTAIQTYGAPEIINSDQGSQFTSNAYIDLIKSFKTTKISMDGKGRATDNIAIERFFRSYKWERLYLLYPETVTEVRAMTKEYIAKYNNERGHQRFNYKTPAAVFYENMALAA; translated from the exons ATGAGTAGAAAACGACGAACCTGGACCCCAGAGGAAAAAGCAGCCCTCGTGCTGGAAATCCTCAGAGAAGAAAATACGTTAGCCGAGATCTCTAAGAAGTATGATGTATCTCAGCAATTATTAAGCCGCTGGAAAACCGAATTTATCGCCAATATGTCCGCCGTCTTCAATAAGAAAAATGAAGATGTTGACAAACTCAAACAAGAGCATGAAGATGAAAAGGAGCTGCTCGTAAAGAAAATAGGCGAATTAACATTGGATGTCGATTGGCTTAAAAAAAAAC CAAATCCAAATCTCTCAAATGAAGAAAAAAGAACGTTAATTGATTGGAAGCACCCTTTCTTAACCATAAAAAAACAGTGCCAACTTCTGACGCTATCGCGATCAACAGCTTATCATGAACCCATAGATGTTGCGCCATCCAAAGATGAAATCAATATCAAAAACGCCATTGATCGTATTCATTTTGAGGAGCCAGCCTATGGCGTCAGACGAATCAGGAATGAATTGCATAAACTGGGCTTTCATCAAGTAGGCAGGCGTCTTGTCAGGCGTTATATGATGGAAATGGATATTGTTTGTTTCTATCCCGGCCCCAATCTGAGTAAGCGAGCCAAAGCAGCCAAAACTTATCCCTACCTGCTGAGAAATCTTGAAATTAACCAACCGAATCAGGTGTGGTCCATTGACATTACTTATATAGGAACCCCAAATGGATTTGTGTATTTAACCGCTATTATTGACTGGTATTCCCGTTATATTGTGGGATACACCATCAGCAACACCTTGCAAACCGACATGGTCACCCGTGTTATAAAAACCGCCATTCAAACCTATGGTGCACCTGAGATCATTAACAGTGACCAGGGCAGTCAGTTTACGTCAAATGCCTATATTGACCTGATTAAAAGCTTTAAAACGACAAAAATCAGCATGGACGGTAAAGGCCGTGCTACCGACAATATTGCCATTGAACGGTTTTTTCGATCATATAAATGGGAACGCCTGTATTTGCTGTACCCGGAAACCGTCACTGAAGTGAGAGCCATGACAAAGGAATACATCGCTAAATATAACAATGAGCGAGGTCACCAGCGATTCAATTACAAAACACCGGCAGCTGTATTCTATGAAAATATGGCATTGGCTGCCTAA
- a CDS encoding alpha/beta fold hydrolase yields the protein MGYFGASTGAAAALQAAAILGDQVNAIVSRGGRPDLAWPHLQSVKSPTLFIVGGNDNIVIELNQKAYRKIIGLKQLEIIPGATHLFEEPGTLERVAEMAANWFVEYLK from the coding sequence ATCGGATATTTTGGTGCCAGTACAGGCGCTGCGGCAGCATTGCAAGCGGCGGCAATACTAGGAGATCAGGTAAATGCTATTGTTTCCAGGGGCGGCCGGCCCGATCTGGCATGGCCTCATCTTCAAAGTGTAAAATCCCCAACACTCTTTATTGTTGGGGGAAATGATAATATAGTCATCGAATTAAACCAAAAGGCCTATCGCAAAATAATCGGGCTTAAGCAACTTGAAATTATTCCCGGAGCTACCCATCTTTTCGAAGAACCAGGCACGTTGGAAAGGGTTGCTGAAATGGCTGCCAATTGGTTCGTTGAATATCTGAAATAG
- a CDS encoding phosphoribosyltransferase, with product MLFKNRKDAGIKLANALEKYKREDVIVLALPRGGVILGVEIAKMLDAPLDILSTKKIGHPLNSEYAICAITEDGDPICNSAEVKNIDPEWLAGEIKKVRNEIKRRREIFLGGRALYSVEGKIVIIADDGIATGLTMIAAIDEIKKRNPKRLVIAIPVTPYDTAQKLNSMVDELVSLDIDANYRGAVGAYYEDFTQVEDSEVISILNAFENKDESA from the coding sequence ATGTTGTTTAAAAACAGAAAAGATGCGGGAATCAAACTGGCGAATGCTCTGGAAAAATATAAGCGCGAGGATGTTATCGTATTGGCATTACCCAGAGGCGGTGTGATTCTGGGGGTTGAAATCGCAAAGATGCTAGATGCTCCACTGGATATTCTTTCAACAAAAAAAATAGGCCATCCCCTGAACAGTGAGTACGCTATTTGTGCGATAACTGAGGATGGCGATCCTATTTGCAATTCAGCTGAAGTTAAGAATATCGATCCGGAATGGCTAGCCGGGGAAATAAAAAAAGTGCGTAACGAGATTAAAAGGCGCAGAGAAATATTTCTAGGGGGAAGAGCACTGTATTCGGTTGAAGGAAAAATAGTAATCATAGCAGACGATGGCATTGCCACAGGACTTACAATGATAGCAGCCATTGATGAGATAAAAAAACGCAACCCCAAACGACTGGTTATTGCGATTCCGGTAACGCCATATGATACCGCCCAAAAGTTGAATTCTATGGTGGATGAGTTAGTATCGCTTGATATAGACGCAAATTATCGGGGAGCGGTTGGCGCATATTATGAAGATTTTACACAGGTAGAAGACAGTGAAGTCATTTCGATCCTTAACGCCTTTGAAAACAAGGACGAATCAGCATGA
- a CDS encoding ATP-binding protein, with protein sequence MILTSNKSYGSWGEVFENNVVATAILDRLLHYSTTINIKGDSYRIRENKKDGFYDTGKFDENPSIKRGFFDRFFYYNPFISAHNFIVQLIVAYPVLQHTSHFRLPYSPQHSWRINIFI encoded by the coding sequence ATTATTCTCACTTCCAACAAATCTTATGGCAGTTGGGGTGAAGTATTCGAGAATAACGTTGTCGCCACGGCCATACTGGATCGTCTATTACACTATTCCACAACTATCAATATCAAAGGCGACAGCTATCGTATCCGAGAAAATAAAAAAGATGGTTTTTATGATACCGGCAAGTTTGACGAAAACCCATCAATTAAACGAGGATTTTTCGACCGATTTTTTTATTATAACCCCTTCATATCTGCTCACAATTTTATTGTCCAATTAATTGTAGCCTATCCAGTTTTACAACATACGTCACACTTCCGTTTACCCTACTCTCCCCAGCATAGCTGGAGGATTAATATTTTTATTTAG
- a CDS encoding type IV toxin-antitoxin system AbiEi family antitoxin domain-containing protein, whose protein sequence is MKRYEQLDKLIVDHDGIVQTSQVVAEGISKPVFYDYVKAKKLEQVAHGVYASADAWTDSLYLIHIRSKQAIFSHETALFLHDLTVRELAPYSITVKTGYNPTRLKEDGIQVYTVKPELHPVGCTSAQTPFGHTVPVYDMERTICDLIRSRKGIEIQIFQDAIKQYVGRKDKNLRTLMQYASLFRVEKILRQYLEVLL, encoded by the coding sequence ATGAAACGATACGAACAGCTGGACAAATTGATTGTCGATCATGACGGAATTGTTCAAACTTCGCAGGTTGTTGCCGAAGGAATTTCTAAACCTGTTTTTTATGATTATGTCAAAGCGAAAAAACTTGAACAGGTGGCTCATGGCGTTTATGCTTCAGCGGATGCATGGACCGATTCGCTTTACCTAATTCATATTCGAAGTAAGCAAGCTATCTTTTCCCATGAAACCGCTTTATTTCTACATGATTTGACGGTACGGGAGCTAGCACCGTATTCGATTACGGTCAAGACTGGTTATAATCCCACCCGCCTAAAAGAGGATGGAATCCAGGTTTATACGGTTAAACCGGAGCTTCATCCGGTGGGCTGCACATCCGCACAGACGCCTTTTGGGCATACGGTTCCGGTTTATGATATGGAGAGAACCATCTGTGATCTGATCCGCAGTCGAAAAGGGATTGAAATCCAAATCTTTCAAGATGCAATAAAGCAATATGTCGGGCGTAAAGATAAAAATCTGCGAACACTGATGCAATATGCATCCCTGTTTCGTGTTGAAAAAATCTTGAGACAATATCTGGAGGTACTGTTATGA
- the istB gene encoding IS21-like element helper ATPase IstB: MVTHHLKEAFDRLNLTHMAAVYDHHAEEASKDSISYLEFLDKLLWAEIDAKRERTTTTNLKLAKFPYIKAIDSFDFDFQPSANQRKVNELKTLAFVERSENVVFLGPPGVGKTHLAVGLAVCAIKSGYTAYFLSAHELISMIQENIVSGRIHRKLKTLNKPNILIIDEVGYAAMDDEVAHYFFQIVSNRYEKGSIILTSNKSYGSWGDVFGNNVVATAILDRLLHHSTTINIKGDSYRIREKKKAGFYDVSLYENESNDANG; this comes from the coding sequence ATGGTAACCCATCACCTGAAGGAAGCTTTTGATCGTCTGAATCTCACGCATATGGCCGCCGTTTATGACCACCATGCTGAAGAAGCTTCCAAGGATAGTATATCCTATTTGGAGTTTCTGGACAAGCTGCTTTGGGCAGAAATTGATGCAAAAAGAGAACGGACAACTACGACGAACTTGAAACTTGCAAAATTTCCCTATATCAAGGCCATCGATTCATTTGACTTTGATTTCCAGCCCAGTGCCAATCAGCGTAAGGTAAATGAACTGAAAACGCTCGCCTTTGTGGAACGTTCCGAAAATGTCGTGTTTTTGGGCCCGCCCGGCGTTGGCAAAACTCATCTGGCCGTAGGTCTGGCGGTTTGTGCGATCAAAAGTGGCTATACTGCTTATTTTCTCAGTGCACATGAACTGATTTCAATGATTCAGGAAAATATTGTTTCCGGGCGCATTCATCGCAAACTTAAAACACTGAATAAACCCAATATCCTGATTATTGATGAAGTTGGCTATGCGGCCATGGATGATGAAGTGGCTCATTACTTTTTTCAGATTGTTTCCAATCGCTATGAAAAAGGCTCAATCATTCTGACTTCCAACAAGTCCTACGGTAGTTGGGGTGATGTGTTCGGAAATAATGTCGTTGCAACGGCGATCCTGGATCGACTGCTGCATCATTCCACAACGATCAATATCAAAGGTGACAGCTATCGGATTAGGGAAAAGAAAAAGGCTGGCTTTTATGATGTCAGCCTATATGAAAACGAATCGAACGATGCTAATGGGTAA
- the istA gene encoding IS21 family transposase, translated as MITIEEYYMIKCLKNKGMSIMQISREMGVDRKTVSNWLKHNEPPAYRKRQFRQGKLDPFKDYILERMNEGCVNAAVIFDEIAADGYQGKMTILREFMKPYREKVLAKASIRYETPPGKQAQVDWGEFVVTMPDGKLKKLYAXIMVLGHSRNYYLEFTEXSKFDTLIGCHERAFAYXGGVTESILYDNMKTVVAHSHKTGNDKWNQRFLRFAEHHHFIPVRHRPYLPRSKGKVERGVRYVRGNFWPRVKSFSDLTDLNEQARLWLDTKCNVRLHQTIHKIPRDRLKEEQLKPVNTEPFLSVDLVSRKVMNDCMISYQSNYFSVPFRFVGHRVGVRDLRNGTIEIYDETGALIEGYRKPAQKHQVQKMKKHFEGLNSQNHKAKARKAPLMIPDQSPKVHQRPLAVYDSLVSEVTIW; from the coding sequence ATGATTACAATTGAGGAGTATTACATGATCAAATGTTTAAAGAACAAGGGAATGTCAATCATGCAGATTTCCAGAGAAATGGGTGTTGATCGAAAAACGGTCAGCAACTGGCTTAAGCACAACGAACCGCCAGCATATCGGAAACGTCAGTTTCGGCAAGGAAAGCTTGATCCGTTTAAAGATTATATCCTGGAACGAATGAATGAAGGCTGTGTCAATGCCGCTGTGATTTTTGATGAAATTGCAGCCGACGGGTACCAGGGGAAAATGACGATTCTTCGGGAATTCATGAAACCATATCGCGAAAAAGTGTTAGCCAAAGCATCAATCCGCTATGAAACGCCCCCTGGCAAACAGGCYCAGGTTGACTGGGGAGAATTCGTTGTCACGATGCCCGATGGAAAGCTCAAAAAATTGTATGCMTYCATCATGGTTTTRGGSCATTCCAGAAATTATTATCTTGAGTTYACSGAGARTTCRAAATTTGACACATTAATCGGYTGCCATGAACGGGCATTTGCCTATTTKGGYGGTGTAACWGARAGYATTCTGTATGACAAYATGAAAACKGTYGTTGCCCACAGTCACAAAACCGGCAACGATAAATGGAATCAGCGGTTTTTGCGATTTGCCGAGCATCACCATTTTATTCCGGTTCGGCATCGGCCTTATCTGCCCCGTTCCAAGGGCAAGGTGGAACGCGGGGTCCGATATGTACGCGGCAACTTCTGGCCCAGAGTCAAAAGCTTTTCCGATCTAACTGACCTCAATGAACAGGCTCGACTCTGGCTGGATACGAAATGTAACGTCAGGCTTCATCAGACAATTCACAAAATTCCCCGTGATAGACTGAAGGAAGAACAGCTGAAACCCGTTAATACCGAACCGTTTCTTTCTGTGGATCTGGTCAGCAGGAAGGTCATGAATGATTGTATGATCAGTTATCAGTCCAATTATTTTTCCGTTCCCTTCCGCTTTGTTGGTCACCGTGTCGGTGTGCGGGATCTGAGAAATGGAACGATTGAAATCTATGATGAAACTGGTGCTTTGATTGAAGGTTACCGGAAACCGGCTCAAAAACATCAGGTTCAAAAAATGAAAAAGCACTTTGAAGGATTGAACAGTCAAAACCATAAAGCCAAAGCCCGCAAAGCACCGCTTATGATTCCAGATCAATCGCCCAAAGTGCATCAAAGACCGCTCGCAGTCTATGATTCTTTAGTCAGTGAGGTGACCATATGGTAA